The following coding sequences are from one Vulpes vulpes isolate BD-2025 chromosome 12, VulVul3, whole genome shotgun sequence window:
- the TNK1 gene encoding non-receptor tyrosine-protein kinase TNK1 isoform X1 produces MSVSDRWWVELVAVFLLSRGLRCLPWAMHHPSREPSADMLPEASSLWLLWLLRDIQLAQFYRPILEELNVTRPEHFDFVRPEDLDGIGMGRPAQRRLTEALKRHRSGLKTKNWVYKILGGFTPEQKETIPPSDSPPALPEQEGGLKCLIPDSAVCRGELLGSGCFGVVNRGVWTLPSGQSVPVAVKSLRVGPEGPMGTELGDFLREVSVMMSLEHPHVLRLHGLVLGQPLQMVMELAPLGSLHARLTAPPPTPPLPVALLCLFLRQLAGAMAYLGARGLVHRDLATRNLLLASPRTVKVADFGLVRPLRGARGRYVMGGPRPIPYAWCAPESLRQGAFSSASDVWMFGVTLWEMFSGGEEPWARLSPYLILQRLEQDRARLPRPPLCSRALYALALRCWAPHPADRPSFSNLEGLLQEAWPPEGRCVRDVMEPGALRMQTGDPITIIEGSPDSTTWKGQNGRTLKVGSFPASAVTLADSGGSPAPRLLHRVFPPAQGERRQGNIDGDHGKAKLRDLPPARGQRRNMPLQKMKVISKSLESVLSLGPRPTGGGSSPPELRHARAVPQGPPGLPSRPPFACSPSQPSQPPRERPPWPKREPPHGHPSGASGASKATVPSGGLSPDSELQRQIMEVELSVHGVTHQECQAALRATGGDVLSAIQNLKVDQLFHLSSRSRADCRRILEHYQWDLSAASRYVLARP; encoded by the exons ATGAGTGTTTCTGACAGGTGGTGGGTGGAGCTGGTGGCCGTGTTTCTGTTGTCTCGGGGTCTCAGGTGCTTACCGTGGGCTATGCATCATCCTTCAAGGGAGCCTTCTGCAGACATGCTCCCTGAGGCGAGCTCGCTGTGGCTGCTGTGGCTGCTTCGGGACATCCAGCTAGCCCAGTTTTACCGACCCATCCTCGAGGAGCTTAATGTTACCCGGCCAGAGCACTTCGACTTTGTCAGGCCCGAGGACCTGGACGGCATTGGCATGGGCCGGCCTG CCCAGCGCAGACTCACCGAAGCTCTGAAGAGGCACCGTTCAGGACTCAAGACTAAGAACTGGGTGTACAAG ATCCTTGGGGGATTTACACCTGAGCAGAAGGAGACCATCCCACCTTCAGACAGCCCCCCGGCCCTCCCTGAGCAGGAAGGGGGGCTCAAGTGTCTGATCCCAGACAGTGCTGTGTGCAGAGGGGAGCTGCTGGGCTCTGGCTGCTTTGGAGTGGTGAACCGGGGGGTATGGACACTGCCCAGCGGCCAGAGT gtccccGTGGCTGTCAAGTCCCTCCGGGTGGGTCCTGAAGGCCCCATGGGCACAGAGCTGGGGGACTTCCTTCGAGAGGTGTCAGTCATGATGAGCTTGGAGCACCCACACGTGCTGCGTCTACACGGCCTGGTCCTGGGCCAGCCTCTGCAGATG GTGATGGAGCTGGCgccgctgggctccctgcatgcgcGCCTCACCGCCCCGCCGCCCACACCGCCGCTGCCCGTGGCCCTGCTCTGCCTCTTCCTGCGGCAGCTGGCGGGGGCCATGGCGTACCTGGGGGCCCGGGGGCTGGTGCACCGTGACCTGGCCACGCGCAACCTGCTGCTGGCATCCCCGCGCACCGTCAAGGTGGCCGACTTCGGGCTGGTGCGCCCGCTGCGCGGTGCCCGGGGCCGCTACGTCATGGGCGGGCCCCGCCCCATCCCCTACGCCTG GTGTGCTCCAGAGAGCCTGCGCCAGGGGGCCTTCTCTTCTGCGTCGGACGTGTGGATGTTTGGGGTGACACTGTGGGAGATGTTCTCTGGGGGCGAGGAGCCCTGGGCCAGGCTCTCCCCGTACCTCATCCTGCAGCGGCTGGAgcaggaccgggcccggctgccTCGGCCTCCTCTCTGCTCCAGAGCTCTCTACGCCCTCGCCTTGCGCTGCTGGGCCCCCCACCCAGCCGACCGGCCTAGTTTTTCCAACCTGGAGGGGCTGCTCCAAGAG GCCTGGCCTCCCGAGGGACGTTGTGTGAGGGATGTCATGGAGCCAGGTGCCCTAAGAATGCAGACGGGTGACCCCATCACCATCATCGAGGGCAG CCCTGATTCCACAACCTGGAAGGGCCAGAACGGCCGCACCCTCAAAGTGGGGAGCTTCCCAGCCTCAGCAGTGACGCTGGCAGACTCAGGGGGCTCACCAGCTCCCCGCCTACTCCACAGAGTCTTCCCCCCGGCCCAGGGCGAGCGGCGCCAGGGAAACATAGATGG GGACCATGGGAAGGCAAAGCTTCGGGATTTACCTCCAGCTCGGGGCCAGAGAAGGAACATGCCCCTGCAGAAGATGAAAG TTATTTCCAAGAGTCTGGAGTCCGTTCTGTCCCTGGGCCCCCGCCCCACAGGGGGTGGTTCAAGCCCCCCCGAACTTCGCCATGCCAGAGCTGtgccccagggacccccaggcCTGCCATCCCGACCTCCCTTTGCCTGCAGCCCTTCTCAGCCCAGCCAGCCCCCCAGGGAGCGGCCTCCCTGGCCCAAAAGAGAACCCCCTCACGGTCACCCCTCGGGAGCATCTGGAGCTAGCAAAGCCACCGTCCCCTCTGGAGGCCTCTCGCCAGACTCCGAGTTGCAGAGGCAGATTATGGAG GTGGAGCTGAGCGTGCATGGAGTCACCCACCAGGAGTGCCAGGCCGCGCTGAGGGCCACCGGGGGAGACGTGCTTTCTGCCATCCAGAACCTCAAG GTAGACCAGCTCTTCCATCTGAGTAGCCGCTCCCGAGCTGACTGCCGACGCATTCTGGAACACTACCAGTGGGATCTCTCGGCTGCCAGTCGCTATGTCCTAGCCCGGCCCTGA
- the TNK1 gene encoding non-receptor tyrosine-protein kinase TNK1 isoform X3, translating to MHHPSREPSADMLPEASSLWLLWLLRDIQLAQFYRPILEELNVTRPEHFDFVRPEDLDGIGMGRPAQRRLTEALKRHRSGLKTKNWVYKILGGFTPEQKETIPPSDSPPALPEQEGGLKCLIPDSAVCRGELLGSGCFGVVNRGVWTLPSGQSVPVAVKSLRVGPEGPMGTELGDFLREVSVMMSLEHPHVLRLHGLVLGQPLQMVMELAPLGSLHARLTAPPPTPPLPVALLCLFLRQLAGAMAYLGARGLVHRDLATRNLLLASPRTVKVADFGLVRPLRGARGRYVMGGPRPIPYAWCAPESLRQGAFSSASDVWMFGVTLWEMFSGGEEPWARLSPYLILQRLEQDRARLPRPPLCSRALYALALRCWAPHPADRPSFSNLEGLLQEAWPPEGRCVRDVMEPGALRMQTGDPITIIEGSPDSTTWKGQNGRTLKVGSFPASAVTLADSGGSPAPRLLHRVFPPAQGERRQGNIDGDHGKAKLRDLPPARGQRRNMPLQKMKVISKSLESVLSLGPRPTGGGSSPPELRHARAVPQGPPGLPSRPPFACSPSQPSQPPRERPPWPKREPPHGHPSGASGASKATVPSGGLSPDSELQRQIMEVELSVHGVTHQECQAALRATGGDVLSAIQNLKVDQLFHLSSRSRADCRRILEHYQWDLSAASRYVLARP from the exons ATGCATCATCCTTCAAGGGAGCCTTCTGCAGACATGCTCCCTGAGGCGAGCTCGCTGTGGCTGCTGTGGCTGCTTCGGGACATCCAGCTAGCCCAGTTTTACCGACCCATCCTCGAGGAGCTTAATGTTACCCGGCCAGAGCACTTCGACTTTGTCAGGCCCGAGGACCTGGACGGCATTGGCATGGGCCGGCCTG CCCAGCGCAGACTCACCGAAGCTCTGAAGAGGCACCGTTCAGGACTCAAGACTAAGAACTGGGTGTACAAG ATCCTTGGGGGATTTACACCTGAGCAGAAGGAGACCATCCCACCTTCAGACAGCCCCCCGGCCCTCCCTGAGCAGGAAGGGGGGCTCAAGTGTCTGATCCCAGACAGTGCTGTGTGCAGAGGGGAGCTGCTGGGCTCTGGCTGCTTTGGAGTGGTGAACCGGGGGGTATGGACACTGCCCAGCGGCCAGAGT gtccccGTGGCTGTCAAGTCCCTCCGGGTGGGTCCTGAAGGCCCCATGGGCACAGAGCTGGGGGACTTCCTTCGAGAGGTGTCAGTCATGATGAGCTTGGAGCACCCACACGTGCTGCGTCTACACGGCCTGGTCCTGGGCCAGCCTCTGCAGATG GTGATGGAGCTGGCgccgctgggctccctgcatgcgcGCCTCACCGCCCCGCCGCCCACACCGCCGCTGCCCGTGGCCCTGCTCTGCCTCTTCCTGCGGCAGCTGGCGGGGGCCATGGCGTACCTGGGGGCCCGGGGGCTGGTGCACCGTGACCTGGCCACGCGCAACCTGCTGCTGGCATCCCCGCGCACCGTCAAGGTGGCCGACTTCGGGCTGGTGCGCCCGCTGCGCGGTGCCCGGGGCCGCTACGTCATGGGCGGGCCCCGCCCCATCCCCTACGCCTG GTGTGCTCCAGAGAGCCTGCGCCAGGGGGCCTTCTCTTCTGCGTCGGACGTGTGGATGTTTGGGGTGACACTGTGGGAGATGTTCTCTGGGGGCGAGGAGCCCTGGGCCAGGCTCTCCCCGTACCTCATCCTGCAGCGGCTGGAgcaggaccgggcccggctgccTCGGCCTCCTCTCTGCTCCAGAGCTCTCTACGCCCTCGCCTTGCGCTGCTGGGCCCCCCACCCAGCCGACCGGCCTAGTTTTTCCAACCTGGAGGGGCTGCTCCAAGAG GCCTGGCCTCCCGAGGGACGTTGTGTGAGGGATGTCATGGAGCCAGGTGCCCTAAGAATGCAGACGGGTGACCCCATCACCATCATCGAGGGCAG CCCTGATTCCACAACCTGGAAGGGCCAGAACGGCCGCACCCTCAAAGTGGGGAGCTTCCCAGCCTCAGCAGTGACGCTGGCAGACTCAGGGGGCTCACCAGCTCCCCGCCTACTCCACAGAGTCTTCCCCCCGGCCCAGGGCGAGCGGCGCCAGGGAAACATAGATGG GGACCATGGGAAGGCAAAGCTTCGGGATTTACCTCCAGCTCGGGGCCAGAGAAGGAACATGCCCCTGCAGAAGATGAAAG TTATTTCCAAGAGTCTGGAGTCCGTTCTGTCCCTGGGCCCCCGCCCCACAGGGGGTGGTTCAAGCCCCCCCGAACTTCGCCATGCCAGAGCTGtgccccagggacccccaggcCTGCCATCCCGACCTCCCTTTGCCTGCAGCCCTTCTCAGCCCAGCCAGCCCCCCAGGGAGCGGCCTCCCTGGCCCAAAAGAGAACCCCCTCACGGTCACCCCTCGGGAGCATCTGGAGCTAGCAAAGCCACCGTCCCCTCTGGAGGCCTCTCGCCAGACTCCGAGTTGCAGAGGCAGATTATGGAG GTGGAGCTGAGCGTGCATGGAGTCACCCACCAGGAGTGCCAGGCCGCGCTGAGGGCCACCGGGGGAGACGTGCTTTCTGCCATCCAGAACCTCAAG GTAGACCAGCTCTTCCATCTGAGTAGCCGCTCCCGAGCTGACTGCCGACGCATTCTGGAACACTACCAGTGGGATCTCTCGGCTGCCAGTCGCTATGTCCTAGCCCGGCCCTGA
- the TNK1 gene encoding non-receptor tyrosine-protein kinase TNK1 isoform X2, producing MLPEASSLWLLWLLRDIQLAQFYRPILEELNVTRPEHFDFVRPEDLDGIGMGRPAQRRLTEALKRHRSGLKTKNWVYKILGGFTPEQKETIPPSDSPPALPEQEGGLKCLIPDSAVCRGELLGSGCFGVVNRGVWTLPSGQSVPVAVKSLRVGPEGPMGTELGDFLREVSVMMSLEHPHVLRLHGLVLGQPLQMVMELAPLGSLHARLTAPPPTPPLPVALLCLFLRQLAGAMAYLGARGLVHRDLATRNLLLASPRTVKVADFGLVRPLRGARGRYVMGGPRPIPYAWCAPESLRQGAFSSASDVWMFGVTLWEMFSGGEEPWARLSPYLILQRLEQDRARLPRPPLCSRALYALALRCWAPHPADRPSFSNLEGLLQEAWPPEGRCVRDVMEPGALRMQTGDPITIIEGSPDSTTWKGQNGRTLKVGSFPASAVTLADSGGSPAPRLLHRVFPPAQGERRQGNIDGDHGKAKLRDLPPARGQRRNMPLQKMKVISKSLESVLSLGPRPTGGGSSPPELRHARAVPQGPPGLPSRPPFACSPSQPSQPPRERPPWPKREPPHGHPSGASGASKATVPSGGLSPDSELQRQIMEVELSVHGVTHQECQAALRATGGDVLSAIQNLKVDQLFHLSSRSRADCRRILEHYQWDLSAASRYVLARP from the exons ATGCTCCCTGAGGCGAGCTCGCTGTGGCTGCTGTGGCTGCTTCGGGACATCCAGCTAGCCCAGTTTTACCGACCCATCCTCGAGGAGCTTAATGTTACCCGGCCAGAGCACTTCGACTTTGTCAGGCCCGAGGACCTGGACGGCATTGGCATGGGCCGGCCTG CCCAGCGCAGACTCACCGAAGCTCTGAAGAGGCACCGTTCAGGACTCAAGACTAAGAACTGGGTGTACAAG ATCCTTGGGGGATTTACACCTGAGCAGAAGGAGACCATCCCACCTTCAGACAGCCCCCCGGCCCTCCCTGAGCAGGAAGGGGGGCTCAAGTGTCTGATCCCAGACAGTGCTGTGTGCAGAGGGGAGCTGCTGGGCTCTGGCTGCTTTGGAGTGGTGAACCGGGGGGTATGGACACTGCCCAGCGGCCAGAGT gtccccGTGGCTGTCAAGTCCCTCCGGGTGGGTCCTGAAGGCCCCATGGGCACAGAGCTGGGGGACTTCCTTCGAGAGGTGTCAGTCATGATGAGCTTGGAGCACCCACACGTGCTGCGTCTACACGGCCTGGTCCTGGGCCAGCCTCTGCAGATG GTGATGGAGCTGGCgccgctgggctccctgcatgcgcGCCTCACCGCCCCGCCGCCCACACCGCCGCTGCCCGTGGCCCTGCTCTGCCTCTTCCTGCGGCAGCTGGCGGGGGCCATGGCGTACCTGGGGGCCCGGGGGCTGGTGCACCGTGACCTGGCCACGCGCAACCTGCTGCTGGCATCCCCGCGCACCGTCAAGGTGGCCGACTTCGGGCTGGTGCGCCCGCTGCGCGGTGCCCGGGGCCGCTACGTCATGGGCGGGCCCCGCCCCATCCCCTACGCCTG GTGTGCTCCAGAGAGCCTGCGCCAGGGGGCCTTCTCTTCTGCGTCGGACGTGTGGATGTTTGGGGTGACACTGTGGGAGATGTTCTCTGGGGGCGAGGAGCCCTGGGCCAGGCTCTCCCCGTACCTCATCCTGCAGCGGCTGGAgcaggaccgggcccggctgccTCGGCCTCCTCTCTGCTCCAGAGCTCTCTACGCCCTCGCCTTGCGCTGCTGGGCCCCCCACCCAGCCGACCGGCCTAGTTTTTCCAACCTGGAGGGGCTGCTCCAAGAG GCCTGGCCTCCCGAGGGACGTTGTGTGAGGGATGTCATGGAGCCAGGTGCCCTAAGAATGCAGACGGGTGACCCCATCACCATCATCGAGGGCAG CCCTGATTCCACAACCTGGAAGGGCCAGAACGGCCGCACCCTCAAAGTGGGGAGCTTCCCAGCCTCAGCAGTGACGCTGGCAGACTCAGGGGGCTCACCAGCTCCCCGCCTACTCCACAGAGTCTTCCCCCCGGCCCAGGGCGAGCGGCGCCAGGGAAACATAGATGG GGACCATGGGAAGGCAAAGCTTCGGGATTTACCTCCAGCTCGGGGCCAGAGAAGGAACATGCCCCTGCAGAAGATGAAAG TTATTTCCAAGAGTCTGGAGTCCGTTCTGTCCCTGGGCCCCCGCCCCACAGGGGGTGGTTCAAGCCCCCCCGAACTTCGCCATGCCAGAGCTGtgccccagggacccccaggcCTGCCATCCCGACCTCCCTTTGCCTGCAGCCCTTCTCAGCCCAGCCAGCCCCCCAGGGAGCGGCCTCCCTGGCCCAAAAGAGAACCCCCTCACGGTCACCCCTCGGGAGCATCTGGAGCTAGCAAAGCCACCGTCCCCTCTGGAGGCCTCTCGCCAGACTCCGAGTTGCAGAGGCAGATTATGGAG GTGGAGCTGAGCGTGCATGGAGTCACCCACCAGGAGTGCCAGGCCGCGCTGAGGGCCACCGGGGGAGACGTGCTTTCTGCCATCCAGAACCTCAAG GTAGACCAGCTCTTCCATCTGAGTAGCCGCTCCCGAGCTGACTGCCGACGCATTCTGGAACACTACCAGTGGGATCTCTCGGCTGCCAGTCGCTATGTCCTAGCCCGGCCCTGA